One region of Methanomassiliicoccales archaeon genomic DNA includes:
- a CDS encoding site-2 protease family protein, with product MAHVDVAGEIESIRSIIGRYFPIYDVRVTHDSLSIFISPDPSTLEENFEAMRRELGSKGYIPFLRLQAGEYLIAIARKPEVKSRGPWLNLILLIITFLTTTFAGAYLWAGYKNAETLFLADNFLWGAIFFAVPLMTMLGMHELCHYIASKKHGVEASLPFFIPSIPPLGTFGAFISMRDPVPNRKALIDIGVAGPLGGLVVAIPLVIIGLYLTAQGEIQTGEIGTAGGMAIVLQPLYQFFMLFVPIPDNVALHPTAFAAWVGLLVTAINLLPAGQLDGGHIARGLLGENSRYLSYVTLAVLFIMSFFYVGWFIFAVLIFMLGLRHPAPLNDISKVDNKRRFIGIAAIAILLLTFVPIPVVEIPPDHSYEIILVDPESPVVNVTQGEVVGFTMFVNNTGNTYLDLKFSVTQIPMNWSAIIYLSNQSKANATNMLEFRVPYGMSANVTMEIYVWEGATPGKRTIVLDTSSQSKSQRLSFEINVS from the coding sequence ATGGCTCATGTCGATGTGGCTGGCGAAATCGAATCGATCAGATCGATTATTGGACGGTATTTTCCAATCTATGATGTTCGCGTAACTCACGACTCTCTTTCGATTTTTATATCGCCAGATCCGTCAACACTTGAAGAGAATTTTGAGGCAATGCGCCGAGAACTGGGCTCTAAAGGCTATATTCCTTTTCTTCGTCTCCAAGCTGGTGAGTATCTCATCGCTATAGCAAGAAAGCCAGAGGTTAAGTCTCGCGGTCCGTGGCTGAATTTGATTTTGTTGATTATCACCTTTCTAACTACTACGTTCGCAGGTGCCTATTTATGGGCAGGTTACAAGAATGCGGAAACCCTATTTTTAGCTGATAATTTCCTCTGGGGTGCCATCTTCTTTGCTGTACCACTGATGACAATGTTGGGCATGCATGAACTCTGCCACTATATCGCCTCAAAGAAGCATGGTGTTGAAGCATCACTTCCTTTTTTTATCCCATCTATTCCGCCTCTTGGAACTTTTGGAGCGTTCATATCGATGAGAGATCCCGTGCCGAACAGAAAAGCTCTCATTGACATTGGAGTTGCTGGACCTCTTGGCGGACTAGTTGTCGCGATTCCCCTTGTCATTATAGGTCTTTATCTCACAGCCCAGGGCGAGATTCAAACAGGCGAAATAGGAACGGCCGGGGGTATGGCAATAGTTCTTCAGCCGCTATACCAGTTCTTCATGCTTTTTGTCCCAATACCTGACAATGTAGCACTTCATCCTACTGCTTTTGCAGCGTGGGTAGGACTGCTTGTGACTGCAATCAATTTGCTCCCTGCAGGACAATTAGACGGTGGTCACATTGCGAGAGGTCTCCTGGGTGAGAATTCCAGATATTTGAGTTATGTAACACTTGCAGTTCTATTCATCATGTCATTTTTCTATGTAGGTTGGTTTATTTTTGCGGTTTTGATATTCATGCTGGGATTGAGGCATCCAGCACCGCTAAATGACATATCGAAGGTTGATAATAAACGCAGATTTATCGGCATTGCAGCCATTGCGATTCTTCTACTCACGTTTGTTCCGATTCCAGTTGTAGAAATCCCACCAGATCATTCGTACGAGATCATTCTTGTTGATCCAGAATCACCGGTCGTCAATGTCACGCAAGGAGAGGTTGTCGGATTCACCATGTTTGTGAACAACACTGGTAATACATATTTGGATCTCAAATTCTCCGTGACTCAGATTCCCATGAATTGGAGCGCAATAATCTACCTGAGCAATCAATCCAAGGCTAATGCAACAAATATGCTGGAATTTAGAGTCCCCTATGGGATGTCTGCTAATGTGACGATGGAAATCTACGTTTGGGAAGGCGCAACTCCAGGCAAGAGAACGATAGTTCTTGACACTTCGTCTCAGAGCAAATCACAAAGATTGAGTTTCGAAATCAATGTGTCTTGA
- the pdxT gene encoding pyridoxal 5'-phosphate synthase glutaminase subunit PdxT gives MKVGIIAVQGAVQEHVEMTNVAFQRLGIKGNAVRVRNRKDLDDIDCLIIPGGESTTISRLLKRLNLFDRIVELGQSGMPIMGTCAGCILLAQIGDDEVARTDTSLLGLMQMEVDRNAFGRQRESFEASIAIKGFNSPFPAVFIRAPAIKRVWGNCEILSEFQRIIIMARQDNLLGLTFHPELSGDTRIHEMLIKMI, from the coding sequence ATGAAAGTGGGAATAATCGCGGTGCAAGGTGCGGTACAAGAGCACGTGGAAATGACAAATGTGGCATTCCAACGTTTAGGAATCAAGGGTAATGCCGTCAGGGTTAGGAATCGAAAGGATCTTGATGATATAGATTGTCTCATTATCCCAGGCGGAGAAAGCACGACGATCTCGAGACTGTTGAAGCGACTCAACCTTTTCGACAGGATTGTTGAATTGGGCCAGAGCGGCATGCCGATTATGGGTACATGTGCTGGGTGTATTTTATTGGCTCAAATTGGCGACGATGAAGTTGCAAGAACTGATACATCTCTGCTAGGACTTATGCAGATGGAGGTTGATAGGAACGCTTTCGGAAGGCAACGCGAATCATTTGAAGCAAGCATAGCTATTAAAGGATTCAACAGTCCATTTCCAGCGGTATTTATCAGGGCTCCTGCGATAAAAAGAGTGTGGGGAAACTGCGAAATCCTTTCTGAGTTTCAGCGGATAATCATAATGGCAAGACAAGATAATTTGCTTGGATTAACATTTCATCCCGAGTTATCGGGAGACACAAGAATACATGAAATGCTCATAAAGATGATTTGA
- a CDS encoding methyltransferase domain-containing protein yields MTELPFFFELSGEHPTLPESEAIACVRAECDRYTIGARGPGYLICNFPRGRADRIANRIALSHRIGRYLGSCLPDNFQEFINSIELPSGTISIRARKFQNCTPEVDTNQLVRKAAAVLTKDRKVDLVAPDVEVRILISDYLHFFISDYVIDRKQYDMRKVAFRPFFSPISLHPRYARAMINLAELHEGESILDPFCGTGGVLIEAGLIGAKIFGSDISPEMIEGCKENLQYFGINWERLEAIDVGRLHQYFDKIDAVVTDPPYGRSASTRKEDLKTLYNRTLDSICEVLNTGGRLCIIYPSPHNCTSERLKLLEVHKQKVHRSLSRNYCVFIKTH; encoded by the coding sequence GTGACTGAGTTGCCATTCTTTTTTGAATTATCAGGTGAACATCCAACGCTTCCAGAATCAGAGGCAATAGCTTGTGTGCGAGCCGAATGCGATCGATACACAATCGGAGCGCGTGGACCTGGCTACTTGATTTGTAATTTTCCAAGAGGAAGAGCTGATCGTATTGCGAATCGCATTGCTCTTTCACATCGCATCGGTAGATACCTCGGCTCCTGCCTCCCAGATAATTTCCAAGAATTCATAAATAGTATAGAGTTGCCATCAGGAACAATAAGCATCCGCGCAAGAAAATTTCAGAATTGCACGCCCGAAGTAGATACGAATCAGCTTGTAAGAAAGGCTGCAGCTGTGTTGACAAAAGATAGAAAAGTCGATCTCGTGGCGCCCGACGTCGAAGTCCGCATCTTGATTTCTGATTATCTGCATTTCTTCATTTCAGACTATGTGATTGATAGAAAGCAATACGATATGCGCAAGGTCGCTTTCAGGCCTTTTTTTTCGCCAATTTCTTTGCACCCCAGATACGCAAGGGCGATGATCAATCTCGCAGAGTTGCATGAAGGGGAATCCATTCTTGATCCCTTCTGTGGCACTGGCGGGGTTTTGATCGAGGCAGGGCTCATCGGTGCAAAAATTTTCGGATCGGACATTTCCCCAGAAATGATAGAAGGATGCAAAGAAAACCTCCAATACTTTGGAATTAACTGGGAAAGATTAGAAGCAATCGACGTCGGTAGATTACATCAATATTTTGACAAAATAGATGCAGTCGTAACGGATCCTCCGTATGGTCGGTCAGCTTCAACGAGAAAGGAAGATCTAAAAACACTTTACAATAGGACCCTGGATTCGATCTGTGAAGTTCTGAACACAGGAGGGAGACTATGTATTATTTACCCTTCGCCTCACAATTGCACCTCTGAGAGGTTGAAACTGCTGGAAGTCCATAAGCAGAAGGTCCATAGATCGCTTTCGAGAAACTACTGTGTATTCATCAAGACACATTGA
- a CDS encoding AMP-binding protein: MNVLNKWKIAIARRHLSSRNISSESKYPLEEWIHNQIKKELKHSSEFKEILGKNRLDEVSRDDVRTYQIYRFRKQLEYVMANSVYYKSVLNKLNIEPKKIKSYEDLTKVPITEPAEVAKEPNHFLCVSQGKVMRAFTTSGTSGQIKRIFFTRDDILRIIDSISAALKTVGMRENDVLQIMFPTIASWDPGYMLDGACKIAGLHSVIADMLDVDEQIKIMQEARTTMMIGLTSFIYRVTVLAREKYDLRSLGIKAIILSAEPLPEAMRREIESSWGCKVLSQYGLTEMGLATTVECFAQDGLHVNDADFLVEAVDSQSLEHVDSRKPGELIITSLTYQGTPLIRYRTYDLSSVIEPPCSCGLKTIGKIGKIKGRLDMMRKIGMGEKIFPLMFDEAILSVPNVVNYVVYIEKSGYRDRLRFKVELIGDKEQGKKNIRDAVVQIPEIKSGIENDLLEEPIVEIVESGTLSFVPKMMSIVDLRQQYS, from the coding sequence GTGAATGTGCTGAATAAGTGGAAAATCGCCATTGCTCGGCGGCATCTTTCCTCAAGAAATATTTCCTCAGAATCAAAGTACCCTCTCGAGGAATGGATTCACAATCAGATAAAAAAGGAATTGAAGCACAGCTCTGAGTTTAAGGAAATCCTTGGTAAAAACCGTCTCGATGAGGTCTCAAGGGATGATGTTCGAACATACCAGATTTATCGCTTCAGAAAGCAGTTAGAGTATGTCATGGCGAATAGCGTCTATTATAAAAGTGTCTTGAATAAATTGAACATAGAGCCTAAGAAAATCAAGAGTTATGAGGACCTCACAAAAGTACCTATTACAGAACCGGCGGAAGTTGCCAAGGAGCCCAATCATTTCCTTTGTGTATCTCAAGGCAAGGTGATGCGTGCCTTCACCACCTCGGGCACTTCAGGCCAGATAAAAAGGATATTCTTCACCAGAGATGATATCCTCAGAATCATTGATTCTATCTCTGCTGCCCTCAAGACGGTGGGCATGCGAGAAAATGACGTGCTCCAGATAATGTTTCCGACCATTGCGAGTTGGGATCCAGGTTATATGCTAGATGGTGCCTGCAAGATCGCGGGTCTCCACTCGGTTATCGCAGACATGCTCGATGTGGACGAGCAGATCAAGATCATGCAGGAAGCGAGGACGACAATGATGATTGGACTGACCTCCTTTATTTATAGAGTGACTGTGCTAGCTAGGGAAAAATACGATTTGAGATCGCTTGGCATCAAAGCTATAATCCTGTCAGCAGAACCGTTGCCTGAGGCGATGCGCCGAGAAATCGAATCATCCTGGGGTTGCAAGGTCCTCAGTCAGTATGGACTTACAGAGATGGGCCTTGCGACGACTGTGGAGTGTTTTGCACAAGATGGACTTCATGTTAATGATGCTGATTTTTTAGTGGAAGCTGTTGATTCTCAAAGTCTTGAACACGTAGATTCACGAAAGCCGGGAGAATTGATCATCACAAGTCTAACTTATCAGGGTACCCCTTTGATCAGGTACAGGACCTACGACCTTTCAAGTGTGATCGAACCGCCTTGCTCTTGTGGTTTGAAAACCATAGGAAAAATCGGAAAGATTAAGGGCAGACTTGATATGATGAGGAAGATTGGTATGGGTGAGAAGATCTTTCCACTCATGTTCGACGAGGCAATTCTTAGCGTCCCAAATGTGGTGAATTATGTGGTCTATATCGAGAAGTCTGGATACCGTGATCGACTGCGATTTAAAGTGGAGCTCATTGGAGATAAGGAGCAAGGGAAAAAGAACATCAGGGACGCAGTCGTTCAGATACCAGAGATAAAATCAGGAATCGAAAATGACCTCCTTGAGGAACCAATCGTTGAAATTGTGGAAAGTGGAACTCTTAGTTTTGTACCAAAGATGATGTCAATTGTTGATCTTAGACAGCAGTATAGTTGA
- the radA gene encoding DNA repair and recombination protein RadA: protein MPEKKLEELPGVGPATAEKLRDAGYTDLMSIAVESPKTLAEIAEIGESTAAKIIAAAKQAADIGGFETGDQILERRKNIHKLTSCSKALDDLMGGGFETQSIVEFYGEFGSGKCVSADTPVIYELDGSPEIASIEDLFARREEESGKINNEGGGEIVSADDFRVLGLVDGMIIPVEASYLYREKASELIEIKTLRGRDIALSAIHKLPVEINGEVTWICAGKILPGQKIRVIDSPYKDLLENFNKPHKISSDTVTSVNRIPYDDYIYDFVVPNGHSFVGGSIPMILHNTQLCFQLAVNATMPVDRGGLEGEVILIDTENTFRPERIVQMATALDLDPIETLQKIHVARAYNSHHQMLLVDKASELARERPIRLMIVDSLTAHFRAEYIGRGALAERQQSLNKHMHDLMRFADVNNAVIAVTNQVAAKPDAFFGDPTRPIGGHIVGHTATFRIYLRKSKGGKRIARLIDSPNLPEAEVVISISGEGVRD from the coding sequence ATGCCCGAGAAGAAATTAGAGGAGTTGCCGGGTGTTGGCCCTGCAACAGCTGAAAAACTCCGTGACGCAGGATATACAGATCTCATGAGCATAGCTGTGGAATCTCCGAAAACTCTCGCTGAAATAGCGGAAATCGGGGAGAGCACAGCAGCAAAGATCATTGCCGCAGCTAAGCAGGCCGCGGACATCGGAGGTTTTGAGACAGGTGATCAAATCCTTGAGAGAAGAAAAAACATCCACAAGCTGACTTCATGTTCAAAAGCCCTTGATGATCTTATGGGCGGAGGTTTTGAAACACAGTCAATAGTCGAATTCTATGGGGAGTTTGGCAGTGGCAAATGCGTTTCCGCTGACACACCAGTTATTTATGAACTTGACGGTTCTCCTGAAATCGCATCAATCGAGGATCTGTTTGCTCGTCGTGAAGAAGAATCTGGCAAAATTAACAACGAGGGTGGCGGCGAAATTGTGAGCGCCGACGATTTCAGAGTTTTGGGTCTCGTCGACGGAATGATAATTCCCGTTGAGGCTTCTTATTTATACAGGGAAAAAGCCAGCGAGCTAATCGAGATCAAAACCCTTCGCGGACGAGATATAGCCCTGAGCGCGATTCATAAACTTCCCGTGGAAATAAATGGAGAGGTAACCTGGATTTGTGCCGGAAAAATCTTGCCTGGACAGAAGATTCGAGTGATTGATTCGCCGTACAAAGATCTTTTGGAGAATTTTAATAAACCCCATAAAATCTCATCCGATACGGTCACATCCGTTAATAGAATTCCTTATGATGACTACATTTATGACTTCGTCGTTCCAAATGGCCATTCTTTTGTTGGCGGATCTATTCCAATGATTCTTCATAACACACAACTTTGTTTTCAGCTCGCGGTGAATGCAACGATGCCCGTCGACAGAGGAGGTCTTGAGGGAGAGGTCATCCTGATCGACACAGAGAATACTTTTAGGCCAGAAAGAATTGTCCAGATGGCAACAGCACTTGATCTTGATCCTATAGAGACTTTGCAGAAGATCCATGTGGCAAGGGCATATAATTCGCATCATCAGATGCTACTCGTAGACAAGGCTTCCGAACTTGCACGTGAGCGACCGATCAGACTTATGATCGTTGATTCATTAACGGCACATTTCAGAGCGGAGTATATCGGACGTGGTGCACTTGCTGAAAGGCAACAATCACTCAATAAACATATGCATGACCTCATGAGATTCGCCGACGTAAACAACGCAGTTATCGCGGTGACAAATCAGGTGGCAGCAAAACCAGATGCATTTTTTGGCGATCCGACAAGGCCCATTGGCGGTCACATTGTCGGGCATACTGCTACATTTAGAATCTACCTCAGGAAGAGCAAGGGTGGGAAAAGAATCGCGAGGTTGATCGATTCTCCGAATCTGCCGGAGGCAGAGGTGGTGATCTCAATCTCAGGAGAAGGCGTTCGTGACTGA
- a CDS encoding geranylgeranylglyceryl/heptaprenylglyceryl phosphate synthase, with the protein MKVREYLMSRMKNATVHMTLIDPAKQDPGVSANIAFKAEQLGTDAIMVGGSTDVTQKNLDETVLEIKKMCKIPVIYFPSGAHAISRYCDAIYFMSMLNSRNLRNVIGEQVRGAPIIEKLGLETIAMGYVIVEPGMKVGEVGQAELVRRDDVELAIAYALAAQYMGMELFYLEAGSGAPEPVPVSMIREVKKHISIPLIVGGGIRTPEDAFAAKNAGANAIVTGTVVENGDFETRLGKIIEAIKK; encoded by the coding sequence ATGAAGGTCAGAGAGTATCTTATGTCTCGAATGAAAAATGCAACCGTGCATATGACTTTGATCGATCCTGCTAAGCAGGATCCAGGAGTAAGTGCAAATATCGCTTTCAAGGCTGAACAACTTGGTACAGATGCAATTATGGTCGGCGGTTCCACAGACGTTACTCAGAAAAATCTCGACGAGACTGTTCTTGAGATTAAGAAAATGTGTAAAATTCCGGTGATCTATTTCCCCTCCGGAGCACATGCCATTTCGAGATATTGCGATGCAATATACTTCATGAGCATGTTGAACAGCAGGAATCTCAGAAATGTCATCGGCGAGCAGGTGAGGGGAGCTCCGATCATTGAGAAATTGGGACTTGAGACAATCGCAATGGGCTATGTCATTGTTGAACCAGGAATGAAGGTCGGAGAGGTAGGTCAGGCTGAGTTGGTTCGAAGGGACGACGTGGAACTGGCGATCGCGTATGCTCTTGCTGCCCAATACATGGGTATGGAGCTTTTCTACCTTGAAGCAGGAAGCGGTGCACCAGAACCCGTGCCTGTATCAATGATCAGAGAGGTCAAGAAACATATTTCGATACCTCTTATTGTTGGAGGCGGAATTAGGACACCCGAAGATGCTTTCGCTGCAAAAAACGCCGGTGCTAATGCAATTGTCACAGGGACTGTCGTGGAAAATGGAGATTTCGAGACTCGACTCGGAAAAATAATCGAAGCAATTAAGAAATGA
- a CDS encoding UbiA family prenyltransferase: MRHFVQLVRLGNCLMGVLGVVLAALVGVGISITEYALEILIASIIVFTFIAAGNSLNDFMDREIDRKAHPERPIPSGKIRPVTALWVSIICFLISIVFAVFLDVISILIVLIAIILMILYEIKLKKLGLGGNFLIALLTCFLFLLGGSVVRHIEQTAALASMAFLATLGREIIKDIEDMEADFDRLTLPKTMGIRKAGSVAALSIFAAVALSFQPFISGIFSFEYLYIVLIADAIFIYCSYVQFQNPRRGQKLMKLGMLLALLAFLVGGLL; encoded by the coding sequence GTGAGGCATTTCGTTCAACTAGTAAGATTGGGCAATTGTTTGATGGGAGTACTAGGCGTAGTACTCGCCGCGCTCGTAGGTGTAGGCATCTCCATTACCGAATATGCGCTGGAAATACTCATCGCTTCGATAATTGTATTTACGTTTATTGCTGCGGGTAATTCCCTCAATGACTTCATGGATCGTGAAATAGACAGAAAAGCGCATCCTGAAAGACCAATACCATCAGGAAAAATTAGGCCAGTAACGGCGCTTTGGGTTTCTATTATTTGCTTCCTGATTTCAATAGTCTTTGCCGTATTCCTCGATGTGATTTCGATACTCATTGTCCTGATTGCCATCATTCTAATGATACTATATGAGATTAAATTGAAGAAATTGGGATTGGGCGGGAACTTTTTGATCGCACTTTTGACCTGCTTTCTATTTCTGCTCGGCGGTTCCGTTGTCAGACATATTGAACAAACCGCGGCACTTGCATCAATGGCGTTCCTTGCAACGCTAGGGCGTGAGATAATCAAAGATATTGAGGACATGGAAGCAGATTTCGACAGACTAACGCTACCAAAAACTATGGGAATTAGAAAAGCCGGCAGCGTCGCCGCGCTATCAATATTTGCAGCCGTTGCTTTGAGCTTTCAGCCATTTATTTCTGGGATCTTTAGTTTTGAGTACTTGTACATTGTTCTTATTGCTGATGCAATCTTTATATACTGCTCATATGTTCAATTTCAAAATCCAAGAAGAGGACAAAAACTGATGAAACTAGGTATGTTACTAGCGCTTCTTGCATTTCTCGTAGGTGGACTCCTATGA
- a CDS encoding DUF169 domain-containing protein has product MPNEKKWTSICSELKKVLILNSSPIGIKMLREARDLLMFQGIKIMTRTAPCHMAAIARYYGENGVIGASSEGIRCVLGAACIGLIKAPDRVSSGILNIPFVRDALAAENLQKSIKMLGLDSKKYSALMMAPLDIISTDPDVIVIYGTPAQMLRLIIGSAYLNGEAILANMTGQGTLCSSIAKVLTGQKIVIDIPCMGDRTYGLVKDEEMVAAISSSFVSDLIEGLRMTEKSASLPFKPFLSWPVVLTPDFDIRSNELG; this is encoded by the coding sequence ATGCCAAACGAAAAGAAGTGGACATCCATCTGCTCGGAGCTTAAAAAAGTCCTCATTCTTAATAGTTCACCGATAGGCATCAAGATGTTGCGAGAAGCACGGGACTTGCTGATGTTCCAGGGTATTAAGATCATGACAAGAACAGCTCCATGCCATATGGCCGCAATCGCCAGATATTATGGGGAAAATGGAGTCATTGGCGCATCATCTGAAGGTATTAGATGTGTACTTGGGGCAGCTTGTATTGGTCTGATAAAAGCACCAGATCGCGTTTCAAGCGGCATACTTAATATTCCATTCGTTAGAGATGCATTAGCAGCAGAAAACTTGCAGAAATCGATTAAGATGCTCGGTCTTGATTCGAAGAAATACAGTGCCTTGATGATGGCTCCCCTCGACATCATCTCGACTGACCCAGATGTCATTGTAATTTATGGGACGCCTGCTCAGATGCTGAGGCTGATCATAGGCTCAGCCTACTTGAATGGCGAAGCTATCTTGGCAAATATGACGGGACAGGGCACACTATGCTCATCGATCGCTAAGGTCCTCACTGGCCAGAAAATTGTCATCGACATTCCCTGCATGGGAGATCGCACATACGGACTTGTCAAGGATGAGGAGATGGTAGCTGCGATTTCAAGCAGTTTTGTCAGCGACCTTATCGAAGGACTGAGAATGACAGAGAAATCGGCTTCACTCCCATTTAAGCCATTTTTGAGCTGGCCGGTTGTGCTAACTCCCGATTTTGATATCAGATCAAATGAATTAGGATGA